A segment of the Sulfurovum indicum genome:
TCGTGCATGAGAAAGATTTGCGATCATACTTGTATAGTAAAGAATCCGTCCCAACTGGATATAGGGGAAATTCCTGTTTTCCATAGGTCCCATCTCCAAATAGCGCTTGCCGATCTGCTGTCCGAGAAGCTTGATCTCAGAAAGTTCATTGAAAGCAAAAAATGCCCCTAATCCTCCGGCGACTGCTCCAATAGCACCCCCGATAAACATAGTATGTCCGGCAAAAAGCAGATCGATCCCCGCTCCAGTCACTGCACCGGTTGTGGCACCGGTAATCATCAGCTCTTTACGTGTCAATCCAAAAACGGATGCACTCTCTTCGGAAAAAAGATCCATCCCTTCAAACGTGATCTCTTCCAGCTCTTTTTGTATATGCTGATGGTTCCAGATCAGTTCTATCTGTTTTTGTGTCTCTATTTCAAAGTGCCGGAGTACCGACTTATAGGCTTCTTCTATCTTTTCTTTCTCTTCACCTGTGGCATCTTCACCCTTCAAAGGCAGCTGCTCAACATAGGAAATAGCACGCAAAAGCAGTTTGGTAATCGCAGATGCACTCCGTTCCATCATCATTTGGTGATAGGTTTCAAAAAGACTTATAGACATCTTGACCTGCCCAGTCCACTCCTCACGAAGCTGTGCCATACTCTCCAGTACAGCCATATGCTGCTGAAGGTCTGCACGCATCGGATTGTAAGTACGTATGATCTGAAAATAGCCGCCA
Coding sequences within it:
- a CDS encoding DUF3482 domain-containing protein — protein: MQTHTHPKFAVVGHPNKGKSSIVSSLSMDDSIVISDTPGTTTKKRSFPLKVDGKILYELFDTPGFQRARQVLAWLQQHDVSADRRYEIVKAFIHTYKEDPKFNDEVQLLEPIMDGAGIIYVVDASKPYGEEYEAEMEILRWTGQPSMALINHIDEDDYSKEWKRALGGYFQIIRTYNPMRADLQQHMAVLESMAQLREEWTGQVKMSISLFETYHQMMMERSASAITKLLLRAISYVEQLPLKGEDATGEEKEKIEEAYKSVLRHFEIETQKQIELIWNHQHIQKELEEITFEGMDLFSEESASVFGLTRKELMITGATTGAVTGAGIDLLFAGHTMFIGGAIGAVAGGLGAFFAFNELSEIKLLGQQIGKRYLEMGPMENRNFPYIQLGRILYYTSMIANLSHARRDKIDLKMVSSFKEIWLDDMTRKQLERFHKQFRSGKSVDEEKLQAYEALILDILRRLLQ